In one Arenibacter antarcticus genomic region, the following are encoded:
- a CDS encoding glycerophosphodiester phosphodiesterase family protein, which yields MKSTIMKYNFFLIGFLLLFNPIYGQLKKQEKLNKYHLIAHRGGVVDNQTAENSLASLKKASEEGYWMVEVDLRITQDSVLIIHHDPDFKRYYGVNKKVSEMNWDEIQELKGDLDNKVHSFEEVLKFCQESNLEVMVDNKIKGFDAGLFEKVVALLNKYELSEHAMMIGTSESTPFFTGKVKLSCTRQQLEDNMLKPGFNPNDYYLFSKNISKEDEEWTRKHGIMAVGAINAWAFKGDIIKEAQKAVNKLKEAGVSYYQIDSVFGFLFK from the coding sequence ATGAAATCAACAATAATGAAATATAACTTTTTCCTAATTGGATTCCTTCTTCTATTTAATCCTATATATGGGCAACTTAAAAAACAGGAAAAGCTAAACAAATACCATCTCATAGCCCATCGCGGAGGAGTGGTAGATAACCAAACTGCAGAAAACAGTTTAGCTTCATTGAAAAAAGCTTCAGAAGAAGGTTATTGGATGGTTGAAGTTGACTTGCGTATAACACAAGACAGTGTATTGATTATTCATCATGATCCTGATTTTAAAAGATATTATGGCGTAAATAAAAAAGTATCGGAAATGAATTGGGATGAAATCCAGGAATTAAAAGGTGATTTGGATAATAAAGTTCATTCTTTTGAGGAAGTTCTAAAGTTTTGTCAAGAAAGCAACCTAGAAGTGATGGTTGATAATAAAATTAAAGGGTTTGATGCCGGTTTATTTGAGAAGGTAGTGGCGTTACTAAATAAATATGAACTTTCAGAACACGCCATGATGATCGGAACAAGTGAATCTACCCCGTTCTTCACTGGGAAAGTGAAATTAAGTTGTACACGTCAACAGCTTGAAGACAATATGTTAAAGCCTGGATTTAACCCTAATGACTATTATTTGTTTTCTAAAAATATATCCAAAGAAGATGAAGAATGGACTAGAAAGCATGGCATAATGGCGGTTGGAGCAATCAATGCCTGGGCATTTAAAGGTGACATTATTAAAGAAGCGCAGAAGGCAGTAAATAAATTAAAAGAAGCAGGTGTGAGCTACTATCAAATTGATTCGGTTTTTGGTTTTCTGTTTAAGTAG
- a CDS encoding sensor histidine kinase KdpD, whose amino-acid sequence MILDYPSILFFLAINNFFIMALFIYQYFFHHKQWCLLLVALGILFQTIAIVVYANRDILPPLHAFRINSFLLISSFALTSFGLISFDGKIRKNLLWIFIIFVFLFYSAILVEEENSTTNSVIRILSCSFFLGIGSFYLFVNKNRYKFSIIIGTVLLLFSIVQLVRAFNIYQIGEPYVFLNSSTFNNWFLIISILVISVVTIGFIMLLKEIDQKIIHRKNIIIQRDKRKLEALNETQNKLFSIIAHDLRSPFNNILSLSELFFHNESDTDDSESKEYVDLINTTAKNTLGLLDNLLNWAKSQTGELSFNPKKIKLSEVISEIIELKMSLAKAKNISLQYSPADDIELNTDENILGTVLRNLISNAIKFTNSGGHINVVATTNQHQVEISISDNGVGMKEETIHKIFNLSSNVTLPGTANERGSGLGLVICKEFVKKLNGHLWVESEEGKGSNFKFTLPLNVSKRKLVKVA is encoded by the coding sequence ATGATCCTAGATTACCCTTCGATATTATTTTTTTTAGCCATTAATAATTTTTTTATTATGGCATTGTTCATCTATCAGTATTTTTTTCATCACAAACAATGGTGTTTGCTGTTAGTTGCCCTAGGTATTCTGTTTCAAACAATTGCCATTGTTGTGTATGCCAATAGAGATATTTTACCTCCTTTGCATGCTTTTCGCATTAATAGTTTCCTTTTGATTTCTAGTTTTGCATTGACATCGTTTGGCCTCATTTCTTTTGATGGTAAAATCCGTAAAAACCTATTATGGATATTCATTATTTTTGTTTTTCTATTTTACTCAGCTATTTTGGTGGAAGAAGAAAACTCCACCACAAATAGTGTTATACGTATACTTTCCTGTTCATTTTTCCTTGGGATCGGGTCGTTTTATCTATTTGTAAATAAAAATAGATATAAGTTTTCGATTATTATAGGTACTGTACTTCTACTCTTTTCGATAGTCCAACTCGTTCGTGCTTTTAATATATACCAAATAGGTGAGCCCTATGTTTTCCTCAATAGTTCTACGTTCAATAATTGGTTTCTAATAATTTCTATCCTTGTAATTAGTGTTGTCACCATAGGTTTCATAATGCTTTTAAAGGAAATAGATCAAAAAATAATACATAGAAAAAATATAATAATTCAACGGGATAAACGTAAACTTGAAGCGTTGAACGAAACACAAAACAAGTTGTTTTCAATTATTGCACACGATTTAAGAAGTCCATTCAATAACATCCTAAGCCTTTCTGAACTATTCTTCCATAATGAAAGTGATACCGACGATTCTGAATCTAAAGAATATGTTGACTTAATTAATACAACCGCTAAAAATACACTCGGTTTACTTGACAACTTATTAAATTGGGCGAAATCACAAACCGGAGAACTTAGTTTCAACCCGAAAAAAATTAAGCTATCTGAAGTAATAAGTGAAATAATAGAACTTAAAATGTCACTTGCAAAAGCTAAAAACATTTCTTTGCAGTATTCCCCAGCGGATGATATTGAACTAAATACTGATGAAAATATATTAGGAACTGTTTTGCGAAATTTAATTTCGAATGCAATAAAATTCACAAACTCTGGTGGACATATAAATGTGGTAGCTACTACCAATCAACACCAAGTTGAAATTTCAATTTCCGACAATGGCGTTGGTATGAAGGAGGAAACAATTCATAAAATTTTCAACTTATCCTCTAATGTAACATTACCAGGTACTGCGAACGAAAGGGGTTCTGGTTTAGGTTTGGTTATTTGTAAGGAGTTTGTGAAAAAACTTAACGGACATCTTTGGGTAGAAAGTGAAGAAGGAAAAGGAAGTAATTTCAAATTTACCTTGCCTTTAAACGTTTCAAAACGAAAATTAGTAAAAGTTGCATAA
- a CDS encoding Ig-like domain-containing protein, whose product MKKIEIKPSYTSFVIVLLTVFTLLFSCDDNLQEDEMDIVNPYVISYNPVSGVDGVSLSSNLVITFDDIVFKGQGKITITTNDESGKQVIDVNDPNVTLNNVNRVMTINPRDFLSGRNYQVVLDKGFVVDKAGNKYFGMPDNEKWTFISGGNPGDLDAPELVSLTPMDDDTEARIFAMELTFNEDVKTVTGNFLVYDGDTHDVVHTIDAEGPAISVNGKVIKISYPTPLGFGKNYYVKFESGVISDLSGNPFVGIADNTSFNFTTLNGSASELVVHLPFDTDLSDISGNKFDAVLGPTASSEVTFENDATRGQVARFNAGSYAQLPVHPLLRSVSTTDDFSVNLWVKLAGTDSDPVIIGNKSWASGGNPGWLLCTDDGHEYAPGNGTDHGWIAVIADDPKNDNRMDWRAAAMNPQAPALADDIWHMVTMVFDRTNGKLSMYLDGVEFSNSTIASSFNLNTLPGPLYDVTNDYPITIWEDGTGGYNASDVRRAAMTGLMDDLRIYNKVLTLAEINNLFID is encoded by the coding sequence ATGAAAAAAATAGAAATTAAACCTAGTTATACCTCCTTTGTAATTGTGCTTTTAACTGTATTCACACTTCTATTTTCTTGTGACGATAATTTGCAGGAAGATGAAATGGATATTGTTAATCCTTATGTAATTAGTTATAATCCCGTATCTGGTGTTGATGGTGTTTCCCTTAGTAGTAATCTTGTTATTACCTTCGACGATATTGTTTTTAAAGGACAAGGTAAAATTACCATTACCACTAATGATGAATCTGGCAAACAGGTAATAGATGTTAATGATCCTAATGTAACCTTGAATAATGTGAATAGGGTAATGACTATTAATCCACGGGATTTTTTATCAGGAAGAAATTATCAGGTTGTTCTTGATAAGGGCTTTGTTGTAGACAAGGCTGGTAATAAATATTTTGGAATGCCAGATAATGAGAAATGGACCTTCATCTCTGGAGGTAACCCAGGAGACTTGGATGCTCCGGAGCTTGTATCTTTAACCCCAATGGATGATGATACCGAAGCAAGGATATTTGCAATGGAACTTACATTCAATGAAGATGTTAAGACCGTAACCGGTAATTTTTTAGTCTATGATGGAGATACCCATGACGTAGTTCACACCATAGATGCTGAAGGACCAGCAATATCGGTCAATGGAAAGGTCATAAAAATCTCCTATCCAACTCCGCTTGGCTTCGGTAAAAATTACTATGTAAAGTTTGAATCTGGTGTTATTAGCGATTTGTCCGGGAATCCATTTGTTGGTATAGCTGATAATACCTCTTTCAATTTCACAACACTAAACGGAAGTGCCTCTGAATTGGTAGTGCACCTTCCTTTTGACACGGATCTTTCCGATATCAGTGGCAATAAATTTGACGCCGTTTTAGGGCCAACGGCAAGTTCTGAAGTTACCTTTGAAAACGACGCGACTAGGGGGCAAGTGGCCCGATTTAATGCTGGTTCATACGCCCAATTACCGGTACACCCATTGTTAAGGTCCGTTTCCACAACGGATGATTTTAGTGTAAACCTTTGGGTAAAGCTTGCAGGTACTGATTCCGATCCTGTTATAATTGGGAATAAGAGTTGGGCCAGTGGTGGAAACCCTGGATGGTTGTTGTGTACAGATGATGGTCATGAATATGCCCCTGGAAATGGTACAGATCATGGTTGGATTGCAGTTATAGCAGATGATCCCAAAAATGATAATAGAATGGACTGGAGAGCGGCTGCCATGAATCCACAGGCTCCTGCATTGGCTGATGATATTTGGCATATGGTTACTATGGTCTTCGATAGGACAAACGGAAAATTATCCATGTATCTAGATGGCGTAGAGTTTTCTAATTCTACTATAGCTTCTTCCTTTAATTTGAATACCCTTCCTGGACCATTATATGATGTGACAAATGATTACCCAATAACCATTTGGGAAGACGGCACGGGTGGCTATAACGCTAGTGATGTTAGAAGGGCGGCCATGACTGGGCTTATGGATGATTTAAGAATTTATAATAAGGTGTTGACCCTAGCCGAAATCAATAATTTGTTTATTGATTAA
- a CDS encoding SusD/RagB family nutrient-binding outer membrane lipoprotein, translating into MKNIFSKLILGLCALMLVVSCTKDFVEINTNTDATSNLPDPGLLLPNIIRTTSHRSWKNSFDRFAVVADQIANQFSSTYGNWTRSDTDRFFWNNYDQIKELDKMINAAENKGFNNYKGIGLVLRAWIFQGITDNFGPIPYSEAGKAAIDINFPKYDSQEAVYSGILAELEMANELLGSTTEIITGDILYNGDISGWKKFANGLRLRILMRQSGRVDPSPEMRKIIGNPTVYPLFTSFLDQAALQYLTEFENEHPSFRGNVSDWASSTRLSVTMEKVLKDLNDPRLAVFAMPTPASAGTATPQYGGVPNGIKDIQQWNGGSVNHSAVGLLWAPKQFAPNLASENAAQSILMSYSELQFILAEARERGFITTGNAETYYQNGIRGQFEYYASRIPENFELPTAAQVIPPETYYTQVNVAYTGSLEDKLNKIYIQKWLSLFLNGGEAWSHWRRTGVPEIVAGPNNEGYVPVRYVYPADEQRLNEQNYNEALVLLGGPDNLITKVWWDVN; encoded by the coding sequence ATGAAAAATATATTTTCAAAATTGATATTGGGTCTATGTGCCTTGATGTTGGTTGTTTCCTGCACTAAGGACTTTGTTGAAATCAATACTAATACAGATGCCACTTCCAATTTACCAGATCCTGGTCTTTTGTTGCCTAATATTATCAGAACCACTTCCCATAGAAGTTGGAAGAATTCATTTGATAGGTTTGCGGTTGTCGCTGATCAAATAGCCAATCAATTTTCGAGCACATATGGAAATTGGACGCGGAGTGATACAGACCGATTTTTTTGGAACAATTACGACCAAATAAAGGAGCTCGACAAAATGATTAATGCTGCTGAAAATAAGGGCTTTAATAATTACAAGGGTATTGGTTTGGTACTTCGTGCCTGGATCTTTCAAGGAATAACCGATAATTTTGGACCTATCCCTTATAGCGAAGCGGGTAAAGCTGCGATTGACATTAATTTTCCCAAATACGATTCACAAGAAGCCGTTTATTCAGGAATATTAGCAGAGCTTGAAATGGCCAACGAATTGCTAGGCAGCACCACAGAAATAATTACCGGTGATATTCTTTATAATGGGGATATCAGTGGATGGAAGAAGTTTGCCAACGGCCTGCGTTTACGGATCTTAATGAGACAATCCGGAAGGGTAGATCCGAGCCCTGAAATGCGGAAAATAATAGGAAATCCTACGGTCTATCCTTTATTTACTTCATTTTTAGATCAAGCGGCTCTTCAATATTTGACCGAATTTGAGAATGAACATCCCTCATTTCGGGGTAATGTAAGCGATTGGGCCTCATCTACTAGACTCTCAGTAACTATGGAAAAGGTGTTGAAGGACCTTAACGATCCTCGATTGGCGGTTTTTGCAATGCCAACCCCAGCTTCTGCTGGTACAGCTACACCACAATATGGTGGAGTTCCCAACGGCATTAAGGATATACAGCAATGGAATGGAGGTTCGGTAAATCATTCAGCGGTGGGGCTCTTATGGGCGCCAAAACAATTCGCACCTAACCTTGCTTCCGAAAATGCAGCACAAAGTATATTAATGTCCTATTCAGAGTTACAGTTCATTTTGGCCGAGGCTAGGGAGAGAGGTTTTATAACTACCGGTAATGCCGAAACGTATTATCAAAATGGTATTAGGGGACAGTTTGAATATTATGCTTCCCGTATCCCGGAAAATTTTGAATTGCCGACGGCTGCTCAGGTAATTCCACCTGAGACCTATTATACACAGGTTAATGTGGCCTATACTGGCTCCTTGGAGGATAAATTGAATAAAATTTATATTCAGAAATGGCTTTCCTTGTTTTTAAATGGGGGAGAAGCCTGGTCTCATTGGAGAAGGACTGGAGTGCCTGAAATAGTTGCAGGCCCTAATAATGAAGGTTATGTTCCAGTAAGGTACGTTTACCCAGCAGACGAACAGCGCTTAAATGAACAGAATTATAATGAAGCGCTAGTATTGCTTGGAGGACCAGATAACCTTATTACCAAAGTGTGGTGGGACGTCAACTAA
- a CDS encoding SusC/RagA family TonB-linked outer membrane protein — translation MKLSTLIMFIVFFSIKANTTYAQRTITLDLDNVTVKTVLDHIENSTDYRFVYKIREVDLQRKVNVKVKDQLVTSVIQGVFKKSETKYNVINFQIFLTRKNSTKPVDEKVKSGGDQQLEVMGTVLDESGLPLPGASIIEKGTSNGTQTDFDGNFKITVVNSNAVLVISYIGFAPKEIPYRGQSHLSVTLIESASGLDEVVVTALGISREKKGLGYAIQEIQGDDMNEARETNFVNSLAGKVAGVSISSAGGVGSSSRIVIRGENSLNFGGNDPLYVIDGVPTGNAGTSNSTSADYGNSSAEINPADIESVTVLKGAAAAALYGSRAANGVIVVTTKSGKRNTGLGVSVTTGTTMESLLRFPKFQNEFGQGRDGNYKGSNFGASFSIYPDGIRDSYDESWGPRLNVGTLERQFHSPTLGGMRGGDVSNPNRGEIIPTPWIAYPNNMRDFFQTGTTIFNNVALAGGNDKGTFRLSYTNLDQKGIIPNNNLKRNTLALKSSYKLTEKFNVDATVNYTNTTSTNRPETGYARTSIMYMFNWSVRNMDMNALRDYWQKGYEGKRQFQYNYGENHNNPFFYQYENTKGQDKHRIFGNISLNYEFTDHFSMMLRGGTDFYNDFRPQRWAVSTVGFEKGRYQEIAIFNEERNYDFLLTYKNKIGNDFNFSLSGGGNQLRLKGRNSRIIAPELSEPGLYAFENSASNLVANSGKFEKSLNSLYAFAYLDFKSTYYLDITARNDWSSTLPSANNSYFYPSVSFSALLNNTIKMPDWVTLAKIRLGAAQVGNDTGVATLVDYYEFRRPWDGTLTMVSGGNLSKFNVKPESITTYEIGADIRFFQNRLSLDLTYYDTRSKNHIMGIPLPASTSYGSRVINAGEIQNKGTEIMLNATPIKIKDSFQWDLTLNWSNNEGKVLQLAEGITTITQTAPGEDASIQARIGERMGAIWGPGYQRVESGPMAGEIIIGNGGTAQITTEDIYLGNFNPDWMGSINNIFTYKNISLAGLIDVKWGGEFVSRFYNKGIGAGQLIESAEGRSARPVGQEYKALYYIPGAALVNGEYVQNSTSDDGTFSEGVYGIDVRGFYKGRMDHISEAQLIDATYIKLRELKLGYKFSNDIFNGLFKDVNLSLVGRNLALWTPKSNVHFDPEVAVATTGGGLIPGFENMSLPSTKSIGVNLNMKF, via the coding sequence ATGAAATTAAGTACACTAATTATGTTTATTGTCTTCTTTTCGATAAAGGCAAATACAACATATGCACAGCGTACCATTACCTTGGATTTAGATAATGTAACTGTTAAGACAGTACTAGACCACATCGAAAATAGTACAGATTATAGGTTCGTATATAAAATTAGGGAAGTAGATCTGCAACGGAAAGTTAATGTTAAGGTAAAAGATCAATTGGTGACGTCCGTTATTCAAGGGGTTTTTAAAAAATCAGAAACGAAATATAATGTAATTAATTTCCAGATCTTTCTTACAAGAAAGAATAGTACTAAACCAGTTGATGAAAAGGTTAAATCGGGAGGCGATCAACAACTAGAGGTAATGGGAACAGTTTTGGACGAAAGCGGATTACCGTTACCAGGAGCCAGCATTATAGAGAAAGGTACCAGTAACGGTACCCAAACCGATTTTGATGGTAATTTTAAAATTACTGTAGTTAATTCTAATGCAGTTTTGGTGATTTCTTATATCGGGTTTGCTCCCAAAGAAATACCTTATAGAGGCCAATCCCATCTTTCCGTTACACTTATAGAAAGTGCTTCAGGCCTAGATGAGGTGGTAGTTACCGCCTTAGGGATCAGCCGAGAAAAGAAAGGGCTTGGATATGCCATACAGGAAATTCAAGGAGATGATATGAACGAGGCAAGGGAGACAAATTTCGTCAATTCACTTGCCGGTAAAGTTGCGGGAGTAAGTATATCCTCTGCGGGTGGTGTGGGATCTTCATCTAGAATCGTGATCCGAGGTGAGAATTCCTTAAATTTTGGTGGAAACGATCCTTTATATGTTATAGATGGTGTACCCACGGGTAATGCTGGTACTTCCAATTCAACTAGCGCAGATTATGGGAACAGTTCTGCAGAGATCAATCCCGCAGACATAGAGTCGGTAACCGTGTTAAAGGGTGCCGCTGCAGCAGCTTTATATGGGTCACGTGCTGCTAATGGAGTTATTGTAGTTACTACAAAATCTGGCAAACGGAATACGGGGCTTGGTGTAAGTGTTACCACAGGTACTACCATGGAAAGTTTGCTCCGTTTTCCTAAATTTCAAAATGAGTTCGGTCAAGGACGTGATGGCAACTATAAGGGGTCTAATTTTGGTGCAAGTTTCTCTATTTATCCTGATGGAATTCGCGATAGCTATGATGAAAGCTGGGGACCACGGTTAAACGTAGGTACTTTAGAAAGGCAATTTCATTCTCCCACTCTAGGGGGTATGAGAGGAGGTGATGTGTCTAACCCCAATAGGGGCGAGATTATACCCACGCCATGGATCGCCTACCCCAATAATATGCGCGATTTTTTCCAAACTGGTACTACAATTTTCAATAACGTTGCCCTCGCGGGAGGCAATGATAAAGGAACGTTTAGGTTGTCCTATACCAATTTAGATCAAAAAGGGATCATCCCTAACAATAATTTAAAGAGAAACACTCTAGCTTTAAAGAGTAGTTATAAACTCACCGAAAAATTTAACGTAGATGCTACGGTGAATTATACCAACACTACAAGTACAAATAGACCTGAGACTGGATACGCGCGTACCTCCATAATGTACATGTTCAATTGGTCGGTCCGGAATATGGATATGAATGCACTTCGTGATTACTGGCAGAAAGGCTATGAGGGAAAACGTCAGTTTCAATATAATTACGGTGAAAACCATAATAACCCATTTTTCTACCAATATGAAAATACCAAGGGTCAGGACAAGCACCGTATTTTTGGTAACATAAGCCTTAATTATGAGTTTACAGACCACTTTTCAATGATGTTGAGAGGAGGAACCGATTTTTACAACGATTTCCGGCCTCAAAGATGGGCGGTAAGTACAGTTGGTTTTGAAAAAGGAAGGTATCAGGAAATCGCAATATTCAATGAAGAGCGCAATTATGACTTTCTACTGACGTATAAAAATAAAATCGGAAATGATTTTAATTTCAGCCTATCTGGGGGAGGCAATCAATTGCGGCTAAAGGGTAGAAATAGTCGTATAATTGCACCTGAACTTTCAGAACCTGGACTTTATGCCTTCGAAAATAGTGCCTCCAATCTAGTAGCCAATTCTGGTAAGTTTGAAAAGAGTTTAAATAGTTTGTACGCTTTTGCATATTTAGATTTTAAAAGCACCTATTATTTAGATATTACTGCAAGGAACGATTGGTCCAGTACACTTCCTTCAGCAAACAACTCTTATTTTTATCCGTCTGTTTCTTTTAGTGCCCTATTAAATAATACCATCAAAATGCCCGATTGGGTAACACTTGCCAAAATTAGGCTGGGAGCTGCACAAGTAGGTAATGATACAGGTGTCGCTACCTTAGTGGATTATTACGAATTTAGGCGACCATGGGATGGCACTTTGACCATGGTCAGCGGTGGAAATTTATCTAAATTTAACGTAAAACCAGAAAGTATAACCACCTATGAAATAGGTGCGGATATTCGATTTTTCCAAAATCGACTAAGTTTAGATTTGACCTATTACGACACGCGATCTAAAAACCATATCATGGGTATTCCTTTGCCCGCTTCAACAAGTTATGGGTCTAGAGTTATCAATGCAGGGGAAATTCAGAACAAGGGTACCGAAATTATGTTAAATGCCACCCCAATCAAAATTAAGGATAGTTTTCAATGGGATCTTACATTGAACTGGTCCAATAATGAAGGAAAGGTTCTGCAACTTGCAGAAGGCATTACCACCATTACACAGACTGCACCGGGAGAAGATGCTTCCATACAAGCTAGGATAGGGGAAAGAATGGGTGCTATTTGGGGGCCAGGATATCAAAGGGTAGAAAGTGGTCCTATGGCAGGGGAAATTATTATAGGCAATGGTGGAACGGCACAAATAACAACGGAAGACATTTATCTAGGTAATTTCAATCCAGATTGGATGGGGAGTATCAACAATATATTTACCTATAAGAATATAAGCCTTGCAGGATTAATCGATGTAAAATGGGGAGGTGAATTCGTTTCTAGGTTCTATAATAAAGGTATAGGTGCCGGCCAGTTGATCGAAAGTGCCGAAGGTCGTAGCGCAAGGCCAGTAGGACAGGAGTATAAAGCGCTTTATTACATTCCTGGTGCGGCTCTGGTTAACGGGGAATACGTCCAAAACTCAACAAGCGATGATGGAACTTTTAGCGAAGGGGTTTATGGTATAGACGTGCGGGGCTTTTATAAGGGTCGAATGGACCATATAAGTGAGGCCCAATTAATTGATGCCACCTACATAAAACTAAGGGAGCTTAAGTTGGGGTATAAATTTTCAAATGATATCTTCAATGGTCTTTTTAAAGATGTAAATCTATCCTTAGTGGGTAGAAATCTGGCTTTATGGACCCCCAAAAGTAACGTGCATTTTGACCCCGAGGTTGCCGTAGCAACTACAGGAGGTGGTTTAATTCCAGGGTTTGAGAATATGAGCCTTCCTTCCACCAAAAGTATAGGCGTCAATCTAAACATGAAATTTTAA
- a CDS encoding FecR family protein yields the protein MTHNKEITELLQKFALNQCNAEEIEKLVVYFRKASSSVDFPEVEDLLAKLESFEELDTESSNQIFEEILAKRKRNDINSKAHNLNRKSFLKYASAAAVIIGIIAISYFFNSPYNFGDEKNINETSDTFQHRANTSEEVILHYHNGDMEIISEDGTSEVVDNQGNHVGRQNGNQLIYHGKVSSHELIYNTLTVPYGRKFELVLSDGTRTYLNAGTTIKYPVKFLDGQERKVFVQGEAYFEVARDVEHPFIINTDHLDIRVLGTKFNVSNYPEDLMTDVVLVEGSVNLQEATEELNTESLLLEPGHKGSFDKKERKLASKEVSTSIYTSWIDGELVFIDLSFESILKKLERSYNVTIENQNKDIAQERFNARFRKASLETVLDYFKTTYGLDYKFQGNSIIIY from the coding sequence ATGACACACAATAAAGAAATAACGGAACTGCTTCAGAAATTTGCCTTGAACCAATGCAATGCAGAGGAAATAGAAAAATTGGTGGTCTATTTCCGAAAGGCGAGCAGTTCGGTTGATTTTCCCGAAGTTGAAGACTTACTTGCGAAATTGGAAAGTTTCGAGGAATTAGATACGGAATCGTCAAATCAGATATTCGAGGAAATTCTGGCCAAGAGAAAACGCAATGACATAAATAGTAAGGCGCACAATCTCAATAGAAAATCATTTTTAAAGTACGCTTCTGCCGCAGCGGTTATTATCGGAATCATAGCTATTTCATATTTTTTTAACTCTCCCTACAATTTTGGTGATGAAAAAAATATAAATGAAACTAGCGATACCTTCCAACATCGAGCCAATACATCGGAAGAGGTGATCTTACACTATCACAATGGAGATATGGAAATTATTTCGGAGGACGGAACTTCTGAAGTAGTGGATAATCAAGGAAATCATGTAGGCAGGCAAAATGGAAATCAACTTATTTATCATGGCAAAGTGTCTTCCCATGAATTGATTTATAACACCCTTACCGTACCCTATGGAAGAAAATTTGAATTAGTGTTATCTGATGGTACAAGAACGTATTTAAACGCTGGTACCACTATTAAATATCCAGTTAAATTTCTAGATGGACAAGAGCGAAAAGTGTTTGTACAGGGTGAAGCTTATTTTGAAGTGGCTCGAGATGTTGAGCATCCGTTCATAATTAATACCGATCATTTGGATATTCGCGTACTAGGCACAAAGTTCAATGTTTCCAATTACCCGGAGGATCTTATGACCGATGTTGTTTTAGTTGAGGGTTCGGTAAACCTCCAAGAGGCTACCGAGGAACTAAATACAGAATCCCTTCTATTGGAGCCTGGTCATAAGGGCAGTTTTGACAAAAAGGAAAGAAAGCTGGCCTCAAAAGAAGTGTCTACCAGTATTTACACCTCATGGATTGATGGGGAATTGGTATTTATAGATCTGAGCTTTGAAAGTATCCTTAAAAAATTGGAACGTAGTTATAACGTAACTATTGAAAATCAAAACAAAGACATAGCTCAAGAAAGGTTTAATGCCCGTTTCAGGAAGGCATCTTTAGAGACAGTATTAGATTACTTTAAAACAACCTATGGGCTAGACTATAAGTTCCAGGGAAATTCCATAATTATATATTAA
- a CDS encoding RNA polymerase sigma factor, whose amino-acid sequence MPFEENISERLIVIELSNGNEKAFRSLYDTYSPRVYAYSFSLLKSSANSKEIVQEVFLKIWLNRENLDPDMSFKSFVFTITKNLSFNFLKKVANDNNLREEVFVYRPKSCNPIENQILDKEYEIMRKMAIAQLSPARRKIFMMSREEGKSYQEISSELNISISTVKNQMSKSLDSLKAYLKVNGNLTFFIVLTSSAISRLF is encoded by the coding sequence ATGCCATTTGAAGAGAATATATCAGAAAGATTAATCGTTATAGAACTCTCAAATGGTAATGAGAAAGCATTTCGGAGTCTTTATGATACCTATAGTCCACGTGTTTATGCCTATAGTTTTAGTTTGTTAAAGTCCTCCGCTAATTCCAAGGAAATTGTTCAAGAAGTTTTTTTAAAAATTTGGTTGAACCGTGAAAACCTGGATCCCGATATGTCCTTTAAATCCTTTGTTTTTACAATTACAAAAAATCTTTCCTTTAACTTTCTAAAAAAAGTGGCAAATGATAATAATCTCCGGGAAGAGGTTTTTGTTTATAGACCTAAAAGCTGCAACCCTATAGAAAACCAAATATTGGATAAGGAATACGAAATAATGCGTAAAATGGCGATTGCCCAACTTTCTCCAGCACGTAGAAAAATTTTTATGATGTCGCGCGAAGAGGGAAAAAGTTATCAGGAGATAAGTTCTGAATTAAACATTTCCATCAGCACCGTAAAAAATCAAATGAGTAAATCCTTAGACTCCCTAAAAGCCTATTTAAAGGTGAATGGCAACCTTACCTTTTTTATCGTCCTAACCTCTTCTGCTATTTCCCGATTATTTTAA